The Zeugodacus cucurbitae isolate PBARC_wt_2022May chromosome 4, idZeuCucr1.2, whole genome shotgun sequence genome includes the window ATAAAGAACGccgaaatttaataataattacaaaatacagGACTCAgttgggtattggaccaaactaatttttattggaaGATATGAGTAAAAAACTGTCAAATTTCGAAGTTAACAACTAAAATCGAACTATTTggattcgaaattcgaaaaatagactttttaaaaaattattattaattactggATAAAATATGATCCAATCaaatctacattttcctcttaatgCATTGAGGTATAAAAGTTTTCGGCCAAGTTTATATGACAATTGCTATGAAGGGTCCGTTATAAGGAATAtcttgtaattaataatttttttaaatagttcgtTTTCGGAACctcgaatttaaatatttcgaatttagatgctaacttcgaaaatcgaacaatacacttttttttacttatgattcaatctcccggaaaaaaatagtttggtccaatacctagccgagtgttgtacagtgtaattaGCCGAATTTTTCCGTTGAGGAATGTGAGAATTGAGTTCATAGATTTTGATTTAAAGAGTTAAACTTCCATTACTCGaacgtctataactcgaagttctctataagtgtcttgaattggcaatagaattaaaattttttacaaattacgtAACTCGGaaatttctctaactcgaagtttttttgtggattattgttattcgagttatggaagtttcactgtatttgTTTATAACCTCAACCTCAAAAAACTCAATGATTACTATTAAAATTGTAGTAAGCCCGTCAACCTACAATAAACCCATTATTCTGACTTTCGTACGttacttaattttgaataatattaccGAGACTCCAAACGAAAATTAAGAAAAcgttattaaataaacttcgatttcaaatcatTCATATCTTTGAACTTACCCGACAATGCGACACAAAATATGATCGCCGTAACACCTTCGAAGCAGTGAATCCATTTCTTGCGTTCCGAGCGTTGGCCACCAACATCAAACATTctgtaaaacaaattaaatattaaattaaatattgaatagaCAAATCgggaatgaaatttaaaatggaCTCACTTGAAATGCATGCCTTTGCATGAGAATTGTGTCTCCACAATGCCGGTGGTCTTGACGCGTGTCCGCAGGACATCCTCTAGTGTTGGTATGTAATTTGGCTTTGAGATCTCATCCAACAGATTCAGATAATACGCAGCCGAATCGTTCAGCTGATATTCACGTGAACGTGAAAAAGACTGTTGTACACCCGCATCGGCCCAGAGTTTCTTCATGAGCAGCACAATTTCCGGCAGTAGTATACCCTCTTCCGCCGTTGAGGCATATGTGAAGAATTGACGTGCAATTTCCGTTTTCGATGGATCCGCAAAATCGATCTTCAAATGACCCATAGCACGTATGATGGCCATCATACTCTGTATGGTGTTGCTGTAGACAACGCGACGATATTGTTCGCATTCTTCTTGTGAGTAGCCCTTGTCATGGATAATTTTCATCTGTTTGACGATGGTGGATTTACCAGATTCGCCGGCGCCTAAAATGAAATGGGTTGGAAAATACAACTTTAAATTAGTaagattgaaaaatttatatggattttgaaaagtaatgtaacaacaacacttaACCCACGGAAATCAATATATTCATCGTTATGGGAAGATATCTAGCGATATTACAGTATTTCGGTTCGGAATCGCATTTAATAAAACTTTGGACGATATACACTGTAGAAAATCAATACTATAGTAGAAACATTATAAAGGCAAGAGGAAGGTCTGGCAAAATTCAGTCAAACCACTTTCGAGGCATGCTGTTAAATATAAAAGGCTTGAAAAAGTTTCAGCTATATTCTGAAGAATGGTGCTTCAGCACGGTGACGaccataaatttaacaaaaataataaaaatttattataattcctGACCATCAATCAATTGAATATCTTCTCATCCTCATAACGATCTCAAATCATTCCAATATGACTCATGAAAgccaatattacaacaaaaggAAGATAAAAGATAAATTTCAAACTAATCAAatctgtatattatatatgaaacaCTATGGAAAGAAGGACGAAGAGTGAGCAGCAACGAAGTCATAAATAAAAGctatcgatttcaaagctgtcAGCGCTACATCTGCCACTCCCTCGTGATCGCAAattaaacacaaacatacaaacacgaatatttaaaaaaacaaatatgataaaaaagatCGTCTGCTGTAAATTTATGAATGGAGAACAAATTCCGTCAGTTTTCATGAATGAATGCAACAAATTGTCCAATTGAGAAGTTCAAAGTGTCAAAGCATAAATTTACGCTAACCCGAAGCGTAGTAAACAGAAAAAgacgacgacaacaacaaaaacagatgACACAGCGCCAAAGTGTGGCAAAACGAGAAAAGCAcactcaaataataaataaataagatccATATACCAAATAGAGGAAGACTGATGTGTTCACCCTGATCATGAGACACAGCAGACACAGGCATGTGGGCGAATGTTGTTAGAGAAGCGGACACAAACAAAGGCGGCGAGAgtaattacacccaaatatgaaATGTGTGTTAGTCAGCAGCTTCGAAAACCCAACTGGTGGATCAGCTAATTGGATGCGCACACCCGCCCAGCTGCCCGCCTGCTGTGCACCACAAATGACAATGACTAAGCGCAGTGCTAACCGCAAATGTCAAGAATTCAGCAAACATACACTCACATATTTgggtataaatttatataagatGAGAGACGGTATTGTATTCTGTCATTCTGATCGAATCGATCTGCAATGGCGCGCGTATTTTTAGCATTGCTAATAGAAATGACTCAATTAATTTAGCAAATTACAAATAAGAGTTATAAAGGAAGTATCTTAAACATTACGACGTAACACCCACGAGCTATGGACAACCTTGCTATAAGCCATTGATACAATGTTCAACTCATTTTTAACCCtccaatgaatatttatttgacaAGTTTTGTTGACTTTCGTCTGGACGCGTGTTACCATATGTTTTGTTAcctcaaaatataatataattaacataTTATTAGAGTTTTTGaggttaaggggttaggggtagtcagagacacaaacaaattagaattattagtatttttttttgctattaaatcatcaaattattacaaaatgttttgacttgaagtcacgaaaatttgacaaaaaaattattatttccaaaatgatagctgtttgtgttgacccagtttcaaaattttcttctatattttcgaaacaaaatgagaatttaattggtattaaaaaatcgaaattaaaaaaaaacttcgtcgggtttgagtttattatgcattctaaaagctgtataaatttcattacaatctTCTGatcggttttcgagttacagttgtcaccagttcaaaaacatagttttgagaaaaacgcagtTAAAGTTGCACCCGGGCGTtcgttatttgtcgaataactcgtaaagttataatccgaacgaattttttcaaatttctagagaatatttttaagattatacttaacgaaaatgcaaaaaaattgatttttgtttataattctGACTACCATAAACCCCTTATAATAGGCTTTATTaggcgtgttcaaaaaatatcgggattttttttttaaatacttattcattcgtttacattaatgtagtcgccttcaaaatagttccACCATTCGATATGACGTAGTTATGCCGCAGGAATGTATTGTACGCCATTTTAGAATAGAGCTCGTTGTGGCTGCTATACGTCAATGTGACTTGAATAACGTTTTGGTTTCAAAGAAACAGACTgatcttaaaatttaaaaatttggggGTTTTATAGTAAGCCCTCCACAAAACTTTTACTCTTATCAAGTTTGTGGTCgaacaaatttacaaatgagCAACTTGCTTATAGAAAACACAGTATAAAAGCTGCAGAGTCAGCATAACCAATATGCAATTCCATTACGCAcgtacataatatataattaatattctacatatagtatagtatttatatgaatatctGTATTTATGTTCACACCTcagaaatttttcatttgtcgGCAAAAATTCTACACAAAACAAGATCACATTTAAGCAGCTTCTTCACAGCAGAAAATTATGACAATATAATCGTGTAATGGTTTGGATCTCGGTCTCGGTTACCACAAAATGAACTACTGGTATTGCTTGGCCTACTGTACAGCGGTGCTCGCCCATCATCTACGGCTTTGTGGTAATATAGAcactaataacaataacaatgacagCGACAGCGACACACGCGAAGGGCTTATTAAATTccagcattattattatttaattacatgTCACGTATTAAATTGCCATACTTAACGCAATTAGCCGATGTCAAAACCGATGCCGATGCCTGAGCCGTTGCCGACCAGTCAACACAAAGTACCCAGTGAAGTATGAGTATATTATGTTTAGTAAGCGCATATTTCAGCGCCCAAGCCACAAACGAATCGACCACAACATAAATAACTACCGGATAAAGGGTCCTACAATAAGAGCCGGTAGTTAGTTGTTAGAATGGTATATGACCAAAAACGAAAACGATGAATTTGTGTCTCTgattttattcagaaaaaattctggactcctcttttaaattaatatatgaaaattattgttgttgctgcataaaATCTTCGGTTCCGAAACATATTTATCTGCAGGAAAATTcagagaatttagaaatttatgaGTTTAAACGTTTATGCCCCTGTTGCAAGGCTTAGAATGAAGCTATACGTTAGTCAAATATGGCTTAAGATCATGGACCGCCCTACCTTAGATCAAGAAATACCTAAAACTATAACTGGATGAAATAGCACGATATTAATGGTTAAGTCACATGACCTCTCCGAGATATAACCATACTCTTGACACTCTCTTAGAATCACGTtctcaaacaaaaaatgttagatTTAAACCAAAATGACGCGTTCCATAGCACTT containing:
- the LOC105221067 gene encoding G protein alpha i subunit yields the protein MGCAVSTSRDKEAVEHSKNIDRVLQRDAERAAAEVKLLLLGAGESGKSTIVKQMKIIHDKGYSQEECEQYRRVVYSNTIQSMMAIIRAMGHLKIDFADPSKTEIARQFFTYASTAEEGILLPEIVLLMKKLWADAGVQQSFSRSREYQLNDSAAYYLNLLDEISKPNYIPTLEDVLRTRVKTTGIVETQFSCKGMHFKMFDVGGQRSERKKWIHCFEGVTAIIFCVALSGYDLVLAEDEEMNRMIESLKLFDSICNSKWFVETSIILFLNKKDLFEEKIKRSPLTICFPEYTGPNTYEDATNYIRIKFESLNKRKDQKEIYTHLTCATDTNNVRFVFDAVTDVIIKNNLRDCGLF